DNA from Podarcis muralis chromosome 13, rPodMur119.hap1.1, whole genome shotgun sequence:
tttttggggcgGGGAGCtagaaacagatgtggaaatgtgtgaAGCAGAACTTAACAGCTGAGTAATGAAAAGCAGCTAGTAACCACAAATGGTCATCTCTCATCCTGGACTATGTCATGGTGTGTATGCAAATATACAAGTCTGTTATTTCGACCCTCGTCATCCTTTCTGTCAGaataataaacacacagagaaagagaggggggctATGGGGCCTCTTACACTTGACATTCTCTAGGGCTCAGCATACCTGGTCCTCCTCTGCCTTGCTATCACTGCCAGCGTTCACCCACTACCTCTGTACAAGCAAGCAACAACAATAGTGAGGGATTGGCAGCGGCGCCTCCCACCTGCCTGTGCTTCTCCTCTGGGTGGTAGTCTGGATGGGGCTCAGAGGCAACTGGAATGGGCAGCAGTGATTTGGGCAGAGGGAGGATGAGAGCCCACTGAGAGACACCCTCTTCCCATACAGGAAGAGACAGAGAGTCCATAAGGGGGCGCTGTGGGAGCTTTGCTCATCCCTCCTAAAGAAAACCGAGAGCCTGGCTAGAGGTCTCTTCTTTTTTGGAACATCAGAGCAAAAGTGTGTAAGGATTGCCTTGGTGGATAAGACTCGGGTATGTGCTTTAACACTCTTTAATTCGCAACACCATAGCCCATATGGTGCAGCCAAAGCCTGCAAAGTTGAACTTCTCAGTCGGACCATTCCTGTATTATGTCCAGTCACTTCAATCCTTTGGAGAGGCCCTCTTAGTAGTACCTTACGCTCACGAGGTTCATCTTACATGCGCTGAGAAAAGGGCATCTGAGTGTGGTAGCACCTGTCCTTTCGAAGTGCCAGAAAACATCAGGCAGACACCTCCAACATCGTCAAAACTCGTCCAGCTTTCCTGGGGGGCTGAGAATGATCCGGCATACTTGACATTCAATTTATCGGACCTACTGATTTGTGATGTGTTTTGTACTTATTTCAAGAATGTGATTTTTGTTCATTTTATGCTCTTCACCATaatgatatccccccccccccccgtaatgtTGACAACATAGTTTTGTTTTGTAGGGGCTAAATAATGCATAGGGATTTGATGCTGCAGCCTTCCTGAAGCTATGCAGGTCTCAGAGTCCGGTCAGTGCTTGGATGGGAGCCTACCAATGAACCTTACATGTGCTCCCTTGAGATAAATATAACATGTAAATAATCTTCAGATCAAATCAGTTCAGACTTCCAGGCCTATTTAACATGCCTCatccttcttttttatttctctctttcagtTTTCCTGCATGTTTTTCTACAGCCAGCATCATCGGCAGGTAACATTCCAACATCTCCACAATGAGTTGTTGATGTGGAAAAGACAAGAGTGTCTCTAGAGAAGAACACTTTTCTTTTGTTCAACTCTTAGAGCcaacttcctcaacctggtgccctccagctgttttagactacaacttccattatcctCTGCTGATCATACAGCATAAAAGTAGTGAATTTTGACATTTTTATTGCAGAAATCACACTGTGAGGAAAATCAAATTCCACTTGTCAAATTTGACCCACAAGGCCGATACTGATAAAAATCTGGCCTGTGACGCCAGAAAGTTTCCCACTGACCCCTGGAGCAGGACTTGTGatatccaggttcaaatcccttctcCAGCCATGGAGCTCAGTGCGTGATGTTGGGCCAATCactaacagaccctccaaatgtccctattttccagatatGTCCCTGATtcagagaagccgtcctggtttctgatttgatcctggaatgtcccacttttccttaggatgtccctattttcattggagaaatgttgtggGGTATGCACtaactctcagcctgacctactttacaaggttgttgtgaggtgaGGAAAAGTGTGGTGTATGCTCAGTTGGTTTACCACAGTTTCCCCTCTTGTATCCTGGATGAGTACATTCAGCGAGTGCTTATAGGGGATATTCCAAAATATGACTGTCTGCACctgtagtctgaagtggtacagtcccgaATCCCACCACCTCAGTCTTCCTCCTCATTTTTGTGCAATGTTGCTCCAACTTTCCATGAAGAGACTGTAGAAAGCTTCTAATTCCCAGGATGGCTTATGTATCATAACAGAATTCTATATGCTGACAGTGATCTCACTCTCCACGTGTGGGTCCTAATACAGCGAAAATGATACCATCAGGGCAGGAAAGGGAAGTTACCAGCAGGCATTGGGGGAACCTCACGTTTGCAGAAgtataataaaatatttcaggaatAGCATGAGGGGGAGAAATGGAATGGAGCATTCTGTAAGGGATCTGGTCTGTATCTCATGGTCTGCAGAATTTTTTAGAAgcatgtgggggtggggtggagtaacTTGGAAGAGAACAAGGCTGAAACAGAGCACCTCACACACTGTGACAATTCTTTTCAGGTTCCCCTTCTGTGCCTGCCACTGAGATCCCTATGCTTTTCTTCCAGGGTCTCTCCAACCCCCCAAACTCTTGGTACAGCCAAATTATCCCGAATACTTTGAAGGCGAGAGGGTTGTACTCATATGCTCAACTTCCCCAAATGAGACGGTGGAGGGATACAGGTTCTTCAATCAGGACGGGCAACAGATTCTCAAAATGGCTGCCGACCCTTATCAAAAGGGCAAACTGGTTTTTAGGGCTGAAACGAACAACACAGGAAATTACAGCTGTGGTTCCTGGATGGGGAAAGCTGACACAGAGGTCACATCTGCCCGAAGCAACTCCATCTCTCTACAAGTGAAGGGTAGGTTTCTAGTCCCTAGGACATCAGTGGTTCTGTGCCAGAAAATCCCTTGGGGCATATAATAGTTTCTGACTTCTACTTTCATCAGGGAAGCAGTACTAGGGAAAGTTTTGGATCTGCATGGTAGATTCAACCTATATTCAGAGGAGGTGCTCTGTAGGGCCAGCCTATCCATGAGGCAATGTGAGGTGActccctcaggcagcagaatctacaggggcagcagatctggcctcccaaGAATGTGTCAGCCACTGCTGCCTCCACAATGACAGCTGTGGTGTGCTCCTTGCGGGCTGGATCTGCCCCCTACTTGGCTGCTGCCTCCCAATGCCAACTGTACAGCAgtctcttggtgaataggaggtgcTGTTCCCATCCATGTTCCCTGTGTAGATCTTCACTAGGGCTAGGGAAatggacaccattttgtggtttgcctcaggtgccaaattgTCTTGGGCCAGCCTGGATGCTCTGCTATAGCCATTGCATTAACTCTGATCAGCAGAACCGGGCCAGAACTTCCTGGACTACAGCAGCAAATCCTAACCACACCAGGTGGCAGAAAATACCAATTTATGCAGTCTCTATGCTTGTTTTGACAGTTCCCTGTCTGCAAAGTTATTTGAGAGGCCTGTTTTTGTGCACGCCGTTAACTGAAGGTAGATGGATTATCTGGCtgcagaattgcattgcaaatttcaaagggtgtgAGAGGTTCGGTTAGCATGTGGTTTCAGAAAATGCAACTGGATCAGATTTCTTCCCCAACCTTTGCGTCCTTTCACCTTGTCAAAAATTAACCTAAAAACAGACATCTGAATCTGCATCCTCTCTCaatttctctcttcccacccaaCCATTGCAAGCATATTTCAGGATAGAGGAGTTAGTATAGCTGCTGGCTCTGTTACATAAAGGAATCTCAACCTTGAGtgtttatctttctttcccagaAGCCCCGGAAGCCCCAGCCCTCTCTTTGAACCCCAACCTCATCAAAAACAACCTGGGAGATTCGGTCAGCCTTGTGTGCTCAGCTCCACCTGAAACGAAGAATCTCAAGGAGTTCCAGTTTTATGGCGACTGGATTAGCGTCTCAGCTGTGGCTTCACACGGCAACATCTACATCTACAACATGAGCATCACGAAGCTCAAGAATGTGGGACTCTTCAGGTGTGGATATGTAGTGCATCTTTCTGGACGGAAAGTTATTTCGAAGAAGAGTAACCCTGTCACTGTCGTTGGACCAGGTAATCtttgggtttgtttatttatttatggcatttacaCCCTTTTGCCAATAAACACTCTCAGAGCTGCTTGGAAGGCGG
Protein-coding regions in this window:
- the LOC114582364 gene encoding uncharacterized protein LOC114582364 — translated: MRGRNGMEHSVRDLVYPYAFLPGSLQPPKLLVQPNYPEYFEGERVVLICSTSPNETVEGYRFFNQDGQQILKMAADPYQKGKLVFRAETNNTGNYSCGSWMGKADTEVTSARSNSISLQVKEAPEAPALSLNPNLIKNNLGDSVSLVCSAPPETKNLKEFQFYGDWISVSAVASHGNIYIYNMSITKLKNVGLFRCGYVVHLSGRKVISKKSNPVTVVGPGTRWERMLAIGGSFFTINSFIFLISHYCF